From the genome of Cellvibrio japonicus Ueda107, one region includes:
- a CDS encoding GGDEF domain-containing protein: MLSVFCRKYALLVWLALILSPAFVITAWGDHEWILRNLAVGVLAILAVSAVSFLVIRQFYQRLDHVAERDSLTGLLNRHAFGLLFEQAICESLRNRTPVCVIFLALDQYPEVRERHGRMGCDRLVLETAALLDKHLREGDVLSYWGTDEFMVLLKNTACDAGVRVAEKLRHALALDNIRLEGELIRITASIGVAEQLEGEGLVSLFARVDSALYAAKANGRNRVAAA; encoded by the coding sequence ATGCTCTCCGTCTTTTGTCGTAAATATGCATTGCTGGTGTGGTTGGCATTGATTTTGTCCCCGGCATTTGTCATCACTGCCTGGGGTGATCATGAGTGGATCTTGCGCAATTTGGCCGTTGGCGTATTGGCAATCCTGGCGGTATCCGCGGTTAGCTTCCTGGTGATTAGGCAGTTTTACCAACGCCTGGATCATGTAGCTGAGCGCGACTCGCTGACCGGCTTGCTGAATCGCCATGCGTTTGGCTTGTTGTTTGAGCAGGCTATTTGCGAATCATTACGTAATCGCACACCGGTTTGTGTTATTTTCCTGGCGCTCGATCAGTATCCGGAGGTACGTGAGCGCCATGGCCGTATGGGATGCGATAGATTGGTGTTGGAAACGGCGGCTCTCCTTGATAAGCACCTGCGTGAAGGTGATGTATTGTCCTACTGGGGAACTGATGAGTTTATGGTTCTGCTAAAAAATACTGCGTGCGATGCTGGCGTCCGTGTTGCAGAAAAGCTCCGCCATGCCTTAGCCCTGGACAACATCCGGCTGGAAGGGGAGCTGATTAGAATTACCGCCAGCATCGGTGTTGCCGAACAGCTTGAAGGGGAAGGATTGGTGAGTTTATTTGCACGTGTTGATTCTGCTCTCTACGCCGCGAAAGCCAATGGCCGGAATCGGGTAGCGGCGGCTTGA